In one window of Caballeronia sp. TF1N1 DNA:
- a CDS encoding glycosyltransferase family 2 protein, translating to MSLVSQRSGVSVIIPCFNSAKTLARALDSCLLQTEAAQIIVVDDGSQDASAAVAKFYSLKDRRVELVQMPENGGPARARNRGANFAAHSILAFLDADDEYQPGALATAVLYLRNTPRQPAVRFSADFSDFPAELRAFPDFERHADIMSDTVASTLVIQRATFLALGGFATAEVFRRYGGEDSALSNAIIDIYGCYRLEARKGVRVNYHPGSHVALYFSRAGGAETPFDEHWATTEAIQQFVARARTAMSGNC from the coding sequence ATGTCACTAGTCTCTCAGCGCTCCGGCGTCTCAGTCATCATTCCTTGTTTCAACTCGGCAAAAACGCTGGCACGCGCGCTCGATAGTTGTCTTTTGCAAACCGAAGCAGCGCAGATCATCGTGGTGGACGATGGCTCGCAGGACGCATCGGCGGCGGTCGCGAAGTTTTATTCCCTCAAGGACCGACGCGTCGAGCTGGTGCAGATGCCGGAAAACGGCGGTCCGGCTCGGGCGCGCAATCGCGGTGCGAACTTTGCGGCACACTCCATTCTTGCGTTCCTCGACGCCGACGACGAGTACCAGCCAGGCGCACTGGCGACTGCCGTACTCTATCTGCGCAACACGCCTCGGCAACCCGCAGTCCGTTTCAGCGCCGATTTCAGCGACTTTCCCGCCGAACTGCGTGCTTTCCCCGACTTCGAACGCCACGCCGACATCATGAGCGACACGGTGGCGAGCACGCTTGTAATTCAGCGCGCAACCTTCCTTGCGCTGGGCGGCTTCGCTACAGCAGAAGTTTTCCGGCGTTATGGCGGCGAGGATTCGGCGCTTTCAAATGCAATCATCGACATTTACGGTTGTTATCGCCTGGAAGCCAGGAAAGGCGTTCGCGTCAACTATCATCCGGGGAGCCACGTGGCGTTGTATTTCAGCCGCGCAGGAGGCGCCGAAACGCCGTTCGACGAGCATTGGGCGACCACCGAGGCCATTCAACAATTCGTCGCACGCGCCCGCACGGCGATGTCCGGCAATTGCTGA
- a CDS encoding LrgB family protein, which yields MSHFYASLLQDDAARLIAAGCFVMTVVLYFVSKRLYARFKSPWLTPLLAVPAVLAVIVVTARIPYPVYFADTRWLMWLLGPATVAFAVPIYEYRSLLKRHWISLSVGVTVGILVAVGGSIALAKLLHLSPELQRSLATRSISTPFALAVSDKIHAPRDLTALFVIATGVCGMLFGEIVLALVPLRTRLARGALFGAAAHGVGTAKARELGNEEGVVASLTMMIAGVVMVLLAPVLSMLPI from the coding sequence ATGAGCCACTTCTACGCTTCGCTGCTCCAAGACGACGCTGCACGGCTGATCGCTGCCGGATGTTTCGTGATGACCGTCGTCCTGTACTTCGTGTCGAAGCGGCTTTACGCGCGCTTCAAAAGTCCGTGGCTGACGCCGCTTCTGGCTGTCCCGGCGGTGCTTGCGGTGATCGTCGTGACGGCGCGCATTCCATACCCCGTCTATTTCGCCGATACGCGCTGGCTCATGTGGCTGCTCGGGCCAGCCACCGTGGCGTTCGCGGTGCCGATCTACGAGTACCGGTCGCTCCTGAAGCGGCACTGGATTTCGTTGAGCGTCGGAGTGACGGTTGGCATTCTGGTGGCGGTCGGCGGGTCGATTGCGCTTGCGAAGTTGCTGCATCTGTCGCCGGAACTGCAGCGCAGTCTCGCGACGCGTTCGATATCGACGCCATTTGCGCTCGCGGTATCCGACAAGATTCACGCGCCGCGCGATCTGACCGCGCTTTTCGTCATCGCGACGGGCGTGTGCGGCATGCTCTTCGGCGAGATCGTGCTGGCGCTGGTGCCGCTGCGCACGCGGCTTGCGCGCGGCGCGTTGTTCGGCGCGGCGGCGCATGGCGTCGGCACCGCGAAGGCGCGCGAACTCGGGAACGAAGAGGGCGTTGTCGCCAGCTTGACGATGATGATCGCGGGCGTGGTGATGGTGCTGCTCGCGCCGGTTTTGAGCATGTTGCCGATATAG